A window of the Chaetodon trifascialis isolate fChaTrf1 chromosome 9, fChaTrf1.hap1, whole genome shotgun sequence genome harbors these coding sequences:
- the LOC139336924 gene encoding tyrosine-protein kinase receptor UFO, translating to MESADVSKMTAPLMKHIFRGDLRSVRGMSASAWSLLTLAVLFSACRPLTAGTLTDLEFERSPTTVISSLGKPVKMHCTLTGKGGEEEDPPDVLWLRDGAPLQYADTNQFQVHTGSNSWTVISTLSIEKVQLPDMGSYRCAVLSESHQTFSEEGSIQLEGLPHFSVEPQHMSVVANVSLSLSCVAHGPPEPVRVIWLQDGAPLNSLTDPVALSPSTLNLTGLNRTSTFSCEAHNHKGVATSGSGTITVLPSQPHLRPVEITQTSIQLSWQPGFGGDYPIIRCSVQAKRSGGFSGEGPDQMILNQNVNIPPATHLIGDLEPHSLYAVRVACHSSQGPSDWSPWMELRTKEGVPENPPVNVTAVLNGTEVLVTWEGPPGKLNGELQGYVVEYSTPAAQQFVVDTGLDAELSINLSTPLSNVSYRVCAYTGAGQGPWTPTQTLTLIAPEMEEFRGPSLPPAFSWHWWYVVMAVAGAVSIAVLMAVYVAKLRRKETRFGEAFEPMMESGELVVRYRARRTYSRRTTEATLNSLGISDELKQKLQDVMVDRHKLTLGKTLGEGEFGSVMEGLLTQEESVLKVAVKTMKIAICTRSEMEDFLREAACMKEFDHPNVMRLLGVCLQTVESEGYPSPVVILPYMKHGDLHSYLLYSRLGDCPVYLPSQMLVKFMTDIARGMEYLSGKNFIHRDLAARNCMLNENMNVCVADFGLSKKIYNGDYYRQGRISKMPVKWIAIESLADRVYTTKSDVWSFGVTMWEIATRGQTPYPGVENSEIYDYLRQGNRLKQPPDCLDCIYSLMFSCWLLSPKDRPSFESLRCELEKALEDLPDPQDPDEILYVNMDESSMELGAVGGRDPIGGPSPLCLKGLDSVTTVEVHHPNRYVLCPQHETNRALSDSLESLDMPVSSSTATLPLQPSCRSTPNPTPAPTPPGELLEEREGSRKMPWQ from the exons ATGGAGTCCGCGGATGTTTCCAAGATGACTGCTCCTCTAATGAAGCACATTTTCAGAGGTGACCTGCGTTCAGTGAGAGGCATGAGCGCGTCTGCGTGGTCGTTGTTGACCCTCGCCGTCCTTTTTTCTGCCTGCAGGCCTCTTACCGCCGGCACGCTCACAG ATTTGGAGTTTGAGCGAAGTCCCACCACTGTCATCTCTTCACTGGGCAAACCTGTTAAAATGCACTGTACCCTGACGGGAAAAGGGGGCGAGGAAGAGGACCCCCCCGATGTGCTCTGGCTGAGAGACGGCGCGCCTCTTCAGTACGCAGACACCAACCAGTTCCAGGTCCACACGGGCAGCAACAGTTGGACCGTCATCAGCACGCTCAG TATCGAGAAGGTGCAGCTTCCTGACATGGGCTCCTATCGATGTGCTGTTCTATCAGAAAGCCACCAGACGTTTTCTGAGGAGGGGAGCATTCAGCTGGAGG GCCTTCCTCATTTCTCGGTGGAGCCCCAGCACATGTCTGTCGTGGCTAATGTGTCCCTGAGCCTGAGCTGTGTGGCCCATGGACCTCCAGAGCCAGTCAGGGTCATCTGGCTGCAGGACGGCGCTCCCCTGAACTCCCTGACCGACCCGGTGGCCCTGTCGCCCTCCACGCTCAACCTCACAG GTCTGAACAGGACCAGCACCTTTTCTTGTGAGGCCCATAACCACAAAGGCGTGGCCACTTCTGGATCTGGTACCATCACAG TTCTCCCATCCCAGCCTCATCTGAGGCCTGTGGAGATCACTCAGACCAGCATCCAGCTGTCATGGCAGCCTGGTTTTGGAGGCGATTACCCAATAATCCGTTGCTCTGTTCAG GCCAAACGTTCAGGAGGGTTCTCCGGAGAAGGTCCCGATCAGATGATCCTCAACCAGAATGTGAACATCCCACCGGCCACACACCTCATCGGGGACCTGGAGCCCCACAGCCTGTATGCTGTGAGGGTGGCCTGTCACAGCAGCCAGGGGCCGTCTGACTGGTCGCCCTGGATGGAGCTACGCACCAaagaaggag tgccAGAAAACCCACCTGTGAACGTGACCGCGGTCCTCAATGGGACAGAGGTGCTGGTGACGTGGGAGGGGCCTCCGGGAAAGCTGAATGGAGAGCTGCAGGGCTACGTGGTGGAGTACAGCACACCTGCCGCACAGCAG TTTGTTGTGGATACTGGATTGGACGctgagctgtcaatcaatctGTCCACCCCCCTGTCCAATGTGTCTTATCGAGTGTGTGCCTACACGGGGGCGGGGCAAGGACCCTGGACCCCCACACAGACTCTGACACTTATCGCTCCTG AAATGGAGGAGTTCAGAG GTCCGTCGCTGCCCCCGGCCTTTTCCTGGCACTGGTGGTACGTGGTGATGGCCGTCGCCGGCGCCGTGTCCATAGCTGTGCTCATGGCTGTTTACGTGGCCAAGCTGCGGCGCAAGGAGACGCGTTTTGG AGAGGCTTTCGAACCCATGATGGAGAGCGGAGAGCTGGTGGTCAGGTACCGCGCCCGCCGCACCTACAGCCGCAGGACTACAGAAGCAACAT tgAACAGCCTGGGCATCAGCGACGAGCTGAAGCAGAAGCTCCAAGACGTGATGGTGGACAGACATAAGCTAACCCTGGGAAAGACTCTGGGAGAAG GAGAGTTCGGCTCCGTGATGGAGGGGCTGCTGACTCAGGAGGAGTCGGTTCTCAAAGTCGCTGTCAAGACGATGAAGA TTGCTATCTGCACCCGCTCAGAGATGGAAGATTTTCTCCGTGAGGCTGCCTGCATGAAGGAGTTCGACCACCCCAACGTCATGAGGCTTCTGG gtgtgtgtctgcagactgtGGAGAGTGAAGGTTACCCCTCGCCTGTGGTCATCCTGCCCTACATGAAACATGGAGACCTGCACAGCTATCTGCTGTACTCCAGGCTGGGAGACTGTCCTGTG TACCTCCCGTCTCAAATGCTGGTGAAGTTTATGACCGATATTGCCCGAGGGATGGAGTACCTCAGCGGGAAGAACTTCATCCACAGAGACCTCGCTGCCCGCAACTGCAT GCTGAACGAGAACATGAACGTGTGCGTGGCCGACTTTGGCCTCTCCAAGAAGATCTACAACGGGGACTACTACAGGCAGGGCCGCATCTCAAAGATGCCTGTCAAATGGATCGCCATCGAAAGCTTGGCGGATCGCGTCTACACCACCAAGAGCGACGTG TGGTCGTTTGGAGTCACCATGTGGGAGATCGCCACGCGGGGCCAGACTCCGTACCCCGGGGTCGAAAACAGCGAGATTTATGATTATTTGAGGCAGGGGAACCGTCTCAAACAGCCGCCGGACTGTCTGGACTGCAT CTACTCCCTGATGttctcctgctggctgctgagcCCAAAGGATCGCCCGTCCTTTGAGTCCCTGCGCTGCGAGCTGGAAAAAGCCCTGGAGGATCTGCCAGACCCTCAGGACCCAGACGAGATCTTGTACGTCAACATGGACGAGTCCTCCATGGAGCTCGGGGCAGTCGGCGGCCGTGACCCCATTGGGGGGCCGTCCCCTCTCTGCCTGAAGGGTCTGGACTCAGTGACCACAGTGGAGGTCCACCACCCAAACCGCTACGTCCTCTGTCCCCAGCACGAGACCAACCGAGCCCTCTCGGACTCCCTGGAGAGCCTGGACATGCCGGTGTCGT